In Flavivirga abyssicola, the following are encoded in one genomic region:
- a CDS encoding homoserine kinase, translated as MKNEIKIFSPATVANVACGFDVLGFCLDSIGDEMVIRKTDKKGIHITKIEGFDLPFEAELNVAGVSALAMYEALKPACGFEIEIYKNIKPGSGIGSSAASAVGSVFGMNALLGKPCNKTELTQFAMKGEALASKCEHADNLAPAIFGGFTLVKSVAPLEILEIPSPEDLYATIIHPQIEVKTSEARAILPKEVPLQDAISQWANFGSLIHGLHTSDFDLIQKSLHDVIVEPYRSRLIPYYKEVKEASLEHGALGAGISGSGPSIFTLSKGLENAKSVKDAMNKVYSETGITFEIHITKINTEGIKIY; from the coding sequence ATGAAAAACGAAATAAAAATATTTTCACCTGCAACAGTTGCTAATGTAGCCTGTGGATTTGATGTATTAGGATTCTGTTTAGACAGTATTGGCGATGAAATGGTCATTAGAAAAACCGATAAAAAGGGGATTCATATCACCAAAATTGAAGGATTCGATTTACCATTTGAAGCAGAGTTAAACGTTGCTGGTGTTTCTGCTTTAGCGATGTATGAAGCACTAAAACCAGCGTGTGGTTTTGAAATTGAAATTTACAAAAACATAAAACCTGGAAGTGGTATTGGTAGTAGTGCTGCCAGTGCCGTTGGTAGTGTTTTTGGAATGAATGCCCTTTTAGGAAAGCCCTGTAATAAAACAGAATTAACGCAATTTGCCATGAAAGGAGAAGCTTTAGCCAGCAAATGTGAGCATGCAGACAACCTTGCTCCTGCCATTTTTGGTGGCTTTACATTGGTAAAAAGTGTTGCTCCTTTAGAGATTCTGGAAATTCCTTCTCCAGAAGATTTATATGCAACAATTATTCATCCGCAGATAGAAGTAAAAACATCTGAAGCTAGAGCTATTCTTCCTAAAGAAGTACCTCTGCAAGATGCTATTAGCCAATGGGCTAATTTTGGAAGTCTAATTCATGGTCTACATACAAGTGATTTTGATTTAATACAAAAATCATTACACGATGTTATTGTAGAGCCCTATAGAAGTCGATTAATTCCTTATTATAAAGAAGTAAAAGAAGCTTCGCTAGAACATGGGGCTTTGGGTGCTGGAATATCAGGTTCTGGTCCTTCTATTTTTACATTAAGTAAAGGATTAGAAAACGCTAAAAGTGTTAAAGACGCTATGAATAAAGTGTACTCAGAAACGGGAATAACATTTGAAATTCATATAACAAAAATTAATACGGAGGGAATAAAGATTTATTGA
- a CDS encoding RNA polymerase sigma factor, giving the protein MEAININDFNNHKINESEVIKRILDGEKELYEILVRRNNQKLYRIIRSYIKNDAEIEDIMQDCYVKAFTKLYQFKLESTFSTWLIRIGINESLARIKEKGKLYHLDKQSNNLKSNAILEIPDSKQLNPQDKMIRNEAKQLLENAIDSLDIKYKTVYIMKELEGMSLKEISTALDLTVVNVKMRLHRSKEKLKEKLYEVADNKKIFEFGFSRCDKITENVMKLIK; this is encoded by the coding sequence ATGGAAGCAATAAACATCAATGATTTTAACAATCATAAAATCAATGAGAGCGAAGTCATAAAACGAATTTTAGATGGTGAAAAAGAACTTTATGAAATTTTGGTTAGAAGAAATAATCAAAAATTATATCGGATAATTAGAAGCTATATTAAAAATGATGCTGAAATTGAAGATATCATGCAAGATTGTTATGTAAAAGCCTTTACTAAATTGTATCAGTTTAAATTAGAATCCACCTTTTCTACTTGGCTTATTCGTATAGGAATAAACGAATCTTTGGCACGTATAAAGGAAAAAGGAAAACTATATCACTTAGATAAACAATCGAACAATTTAAAGAGTAATGCAATTTTAGAAATTCCAGATAGCAAACAATTAAATCCACAAGACAAGATGATTCGGAATGAAGCAAAACAATTATTGGAAAATGCTATTGACAGTTTAGACATAAAATATAAAACAGTCTATATTATGAAAGAATTGGAAGGCATGAGCCTAAAAGAAATTTCCACTGCTTTGGATTTAACTGTTGTTAATGTGAAAATGCGTTTACACAGATCAAAAGAAAAGCTAAAAGAGAAACTTTATGAAGTAGCAGATAATAAAAAAATCTTTGAATTTGGGTTTAGCAGATGTGACAAAATAACGGAAAATGTAATGAAACTGATAAAATAA
- a CDS encoding thioredoxin family protein: MTKVIKILGTGCPKCQSMTGIVQDVVSENNIDAKIEKVEDIMEIMKFNIMTTPALVIDDEIKIKGRVPSKEEVLAFLN; the protein is encoded by the coding sequence ATGACCAAAGTAATTAAAATTTTAGGAACAGGTTGTCCTAAGTGTCAATCTATGACAGGGATTGTACAAGATGTAGTATCTGAAAACAATATCGACGCCAAAATTGAAAAAGTCGAGGATATCATGGAAATTATGAAATTTAATATAATGACTACACCTGCTTTAGTCATTGATGACGAAATAAAAATTAAAGGTAGAGTGCCTTCAAAAGAGGAAGTATTGGCTTTTTTAAACTAA
- a CDS encoding AraC family transcriptional regulator: MKSIPVLNIQQFEQDVPMSDFYSNDLKSHLERNKGFFNKPHKHDFFLCVLFSKGSGIHEIDFNTYTVKPGSVYFLRPGQTHYWKFDTNPEGYIFFHTQNFYELHFSKSKLEQFPYYYSHKNIPTLHLNSNEITYLESTFKNINNEYYKSLTYQKQKIASLINTVYIDLARHYNIFEPVKDITSATYIETLRHLEKIVEKYYKTEKSATFYANELNITSKHLNRVVKATLGKTTTDLITERVILESKRLIVHSKNSLSTIAEILGYQDYAYFSKVFKQKTNSTPLDFKKSYQ, translated from the coding sequence ATGAAATCTATTCCAGTTTTAAACATTCAGCAATTTGAGCAAGATGTCCCCATGTCTGACTTCTACAGTAATGACCTAAAAAGTCATTTAGAAAGAAATAAAGGTTTTTTCAATAAGCCACATAAACATGATTTTTTTCTATGTGTTTTATTCTCCAAAGGGTCAGGTATTCATGAAATAGATTTTAACACCTATACAGTAAAGCCTGGCAGCGTGTATTTTTTAAGGCCAGGTCAAACACATTATTGGAAATTTGATACCAACCCAGAAGGCTACATTTTTTTTCATACTCAGAACTTCTATGAACTTCATTTTTCAAAAAGTAAACTAGAACAGTTTCCTTACTATTATTCACACAAAAACATACCTACACTCCATTTAAATTCAAATGAAATTACATATTTAGAATCAACATTTAAGAACATTAATAACGAGTATTACAAAAGCTTAACTTATCAAAAACAAAAAATAGCAAGTCTTATAAACACCGTTTATATAGATTTAGCGAGACACTACAATATATTTGAACCTGTAAAAGATATAACATCGGCCACCTATATAGAAACATTAAGACATTTAGAAAAGATCGTTGAGAAATATTATAAAACAGAAAAATCAGCAACATTTTATGCGAATGAACTAAATATAACTTCCAAACATTTGAATAGAGTTGTAAAAGCTACATTAGGCAAAACGACAACCGATTTAATCACAGAGCGAGTCATCCTTGAATCAAAACGTTTAATTGTTCATTCTAAAAACTCTTTATCTACTATTGCTGAAATATTAGGGTATCAAGATTATGCATATTTTTCTAAAGTATTTAAGCAAAAAACAAATAGTACGCCTTTGGATTTTAAAAAAAGCTATCAATGA
- a CDS encoding ArsR/SmtB family transcription factor, with product MKRSLEHIEYKEDTEALAKFAKALAHPTRVAILKYLENQSCCFTGDLVDVLPISQSTVSQHLKELKNAGLIQGELKPPKIKYCINQDNWKTAKALFQQFFD from the coding sequence ATGAAAAGAAGTTTAGAACATATAGAATACAAAGAAGATACCGAAGCCTTAGCAAAATTTGCTAAAGCTTTGGCACATCCTACACGAGTTGCTATTTTAAAATATCTTGAAAATCAATCGTGTTGTTTTACTGGGGATTTGGTTGATGTATTACCGATATCCCAATCTACAGTTTCTCAACATTTAAAAGAATTAAAAAATGCAGGTTTGATTCAAGGAGAATTAAAACCACCCAAAATAAAATATTGTATTAATCAAGATAATTGGAAAACTGCAAAAGCGTTATTTCAACAATTTTTTGATTGA
- the gcvT gene encoding glycine cleavage system aminomethyltransferase GcvT, with protein MKNTALTSTHESLGAKMVPFAGYNMPVQYEGVNIEHETVRQAVGVFDVSHMGEFLIEGEHALDLIQKVSSNDASKLTIGKAQYSCLPNDNGGIVDDLIIYKIKEDTYLLVVNASNIEKDWNWIQSKNDAGATMRNLSEDYSLLAIQGPKAIEAMQSITSHDLSAIKFYNFVVGDFAGIDNVIISATGYTGSGGFEIYCKNSEVKQIWDNVFKAGADYGIKPIGLAARDTLRLEMGYCLYGNDIDDTTSPIEAGLGWITKFTKEFTNSEALKAEKERGAERKLIAFELDGRGIPRQGYDIVDGNRNKIGHVTSGTMSPSLGKGIGLGYVPTVFTDINSKINIQIRKNAVPATVIKLPFYKG; from the coding sequence ATGAAGAACACTGCATTAACATCAACTCACGAATCACTTGGCGCTAAAATGGTACCTTTTGCGGGCTACAATATGCCTGTACAATACGAAGGCGTGAATATAGAACATGAAACAGTAAGACAAGCTGTTGGAGTTTTTGATGTATCCCATATGGGCGAGTTTTTAATTGAAGGAGAGCATGCATTGGATTTAATTCAAAAAGTATCTAGTAACGATGCTTCTAAATTAACCATAGGTAAAGCACAATATAGCTGTTTACCAAATGATAATGGTGGCATTGTAGATGATTTAATCATTTATAAGATAAAAGAGGACACATATCTGTTGGTTGTTAATGCAAGTAATATTGAAAAGGATTGGAACTGGATTCAGTCTAAAAATGATGCTGGTGCTACCATGCGTAATCTAAGTGAAGACTATTCACTACTTGCCATTCAAGGTCCAAAAGCCATAGAAGCCATGCAATCAATTACCAGTCATGATTTATCTGCCATAAAATTCTACAATTTCGTAGTTGGAGATTTTGCGGGGATAGACAATGTCATTATATCGGCCACAGGATACACAGGAAGTGGTGGTTTTGAAATTTACTGTAAGAATAGTGAAGTAAAACAAATTTGGGATAATGTATTTAAAGCCGGTGCAGATTATGGTATCAAACCTATCGGACTTGCCGCGCGTGATACTTTGCGTTTGGAAATGGGATATTGCCTTTACGGAAATGATATAGACGATACCACCTCTCCTATTGAAGCTGGTTTAGGATGGATTACAAAATTCACAAAGGAGTTTACTAATTCTGAAGCTTTAAAAGCAGAAAAAGAACGAGGTGCTGAACGTAAATTGATTGCTTTCGAATTAGATGGACGAGGTATTCCAAGACAAGGCTACGATATTGTTGACGGTAACAGAAATAAAATAGGTCATGTTACTTCAGGCACCATGTCGCCATCGTTAGGTAAGGGTATTGGTTTAGGCTATGTACCAACCGTTTTTACAGATATTAATAGTAAAATTAACATTCAGATACGTAAAAATGCTGTTCCCGCAACCGTAATCAAACTACCGTTTTATAAAGGCTAA
- a CDS encoding DUF983 domain-containing protein, with protein sequence MKPISILKGKCPQCKKNDIFSSNGNLLLFRIPKINDRCKTCNFKFEREPGFFFGAMFVSYALAVAEFIGVFIMSYFFLGLSLLVSFFGIIVSAILFSTINFRLSRTIWIYLFFNSNVKV encoded by the coding sequence ATGAAACCAATTTCAATTTTAAAAGGTAAATGTCCCCAATGCAAAAAAAATGACATTTTTAGTTCTAATGGCAATTTGTTGTTGTTTAGAATTCCAAAAATAAATGATAGGTGTAAAACTTGTAATTTTAAATTTGAAAGAGAACCTGGGTTTTTCTTTGGAGCTATGTTTGTGAGTTATGCACTAGCCGTTGCTGAATTTATAGGTGTTTTTATAATGTCTTATTTTTTTCTTGGATTGTCGCTATTAGTTTCCTTTTTTGGAATCATAGTATCTGCAATTTTGTTTAGCACTATAAATTTTAGGTTATCTAGAACCATTTGGATTTATTTATTTTTTAACTCGAATGTAAAAGTTTAA
- a CDS encoding permease has protein sequence MFDWIQNIADWLVYDVLNLNKGQHLAEALNFFVYDTTKILILLFVVIFFMGIVNSYFPIDKVKNYLSRNKLYGLEYLMASIFGAVTPFCSCSSVPLFIGFVRGGIPLGVTFTFLITSPLVNEVAIGLFVGLFGLKTTIIYVVSGVLLGTISGIILQNLKLECYLTPWVKEVLVSAQREQDIFQAEKQTFKQRLPIIWTEVVKILKGIIPYVLVGIAIGGLMHGYIPEDFFEKYMDKDNLLAVPVATILAVPMYSNASGILPVVQVLVSKGIPLGTAIAFMMGVVGLSLPEAMLLKKVMTLKLIAIFFGVVTLCIIISGYLFNIIL, from the coding sequence ATGTTTGATTGGATACAAAACATAGCTGATTGGTTGGTCTATGATGTTCTGAATTTAAACAAAGGGCAACATTTAGCGGAAGCCTTGAACTTCTTTGTTTACGATACCACAAAAATTCTAATCCTACTTTTTGTGGTCATCTTTTTTATGGGAATCGTCAATAGCTACTTTCCCATAGACAAGGTTAAAAATTATCTATCAAGAAATAAATTATACGGATTGGAATACCTTATGGCAAGTATTTTTGGTGCGGTAACACCTTTTTGTTCCTGCTCATCAGTACCTTTATTTATCGGTTTCGTAAGAGGTGGAATCCCTTTAGGTGTAACTTTTACTTTTTTGATTACTTCACCTTTGGTCAATGAAGTTGCAATTGGGCTTTTTGTTGGCTTGTTCGGTTTAAAAACAACAATCATTTACGTCGTTAGTGGCGTGTTGTTAGGTACGATATCAGGTATCATACTTCAAAATCTAAAATTAGAATGCTATCTAACACCTTGGGTTAAAGAAGTATTGGTAAGCGCACAAAGAGAGCAAGATATATTTCAAGCAGAAAAGCAAACCTTTAAGCAACGTTTGCCAATTATTTGGACAGAAGTTGTAAAAATCCTTAAAGGTATTATTCCTTATGTTTTAGTAGGTATCGCAATTGGCGGACTAATGCATGGATATATTCCAGAAGATTTTTTTGAAAAATATATGGACAAGGACAATCTTTTGGCTGTGCCTGTTGCTACAATTTTGGCTGTGCCAATGTATTCGAACGCATCAGGCATTCTTCCTGTAGTTCAAGTATTGGTATCCAAAGGGATTCCCTTAGGAACTGCAATCGCTTTTATGATGGGAGTTGTTGGTTTGTCTTTACCTGAAGCTATGCTACTTAAAAAAGTAATGACCTTAAAACTTATTGCCATTTTTTTTGGTGTAGTTACGCTTTGCATTATTATTTCTGGATATTTATTTAACATCATATTATAA
- a CDS encoding HAD family hydrolase — protein sequence MKYKTLILDFDGTLADTKESIVKTMKFVSDTLNIKAYDEKLIKSLIGLPLKTTFEKAFLLDEELIPKATLVYRKHYNEIVIDTISLFDNVKDTLLDFHSNGINLAVASSKGKESLIKILKKQNIYDIFSFIGGEEDAKNKKPSPDIVNLIMDKFKYQPNECLVVGDTIFDVEMGQRALVDTCGVTYGNNTREELEKQKPNYIIDSFKHLKEIV from the coding sequence ATGAAATATAAAACTCTTATTTTAGATTTTGATGGTACATTGGCCGATACCAAAGAAAGTATCGTTAAGACAATGAAATTCGTGTCAGACACTCTAAATATTAAAGCGTATGATGAAAAATTAATAAAGAGTTTAATAGGGTTACCCCTTAAAACAACCTTCGAAAAGGCTTTTTTACTTGATGAAGAATTGATACCAAAAGCAACTTTGGTTTATCGCAAACATTACAATGAAATTGTTATCGACACAATTTCTCTTTTTGATAACGTCAAAGACACATTACTTGATTTTCATTCAAATGGAATAAACTTGGCAGTTGCATCAAGTAAAGGGAAAGAGTCATTAATTAAGATTCTTAAAAAACAGAATATTTATGATATTTTTTCATTTATAGGTGGTGAAGAAGATGCAAAAAACAAAAAACCTTCTCCAGACATTGTCAACCTTATTATGGACAAATTTAAATATCAACCCAATGAATGTTTAGTAGTTGGTGATACAATTTTTGATGTTGAAATGGGACAAAGAGCTCTTGTGGATACTTGTGGGGTAACATATGGGAACAACACAAGGGAAGAATTAGAAAAACAAAAACCAAACTACATAATTGATAGTTTTAAACATCTTAAGGAAATTGTATAA
- a CDS encoding nitrophenyl compound nitroreductase subunit ArsF family protein, producing MKTIKFFTVLVLSLILTACNGQDKSKTASLDKSISKIEVLDFHSTHRCTTCNAIEANTKYTLNTYFAKELKEDKITFQIINIDAKENEKIAEKFEASGTSLFLNVIKNGKEVQINLTDFAFMKGNDQEAFSKELKSKIDTELKML from the coding sequence ATGAAAACAATCAAATTTTTCACAGTTTTAGTATTAAGTCTAATACTTACAGCTTGCAATGGTCAAGATAAAAGCAAAACAGCTTCTTTAGATAAATCCATTTCAAAAATTGAAGTCTTGGATTTTCATTCAACACATAGGTGTACAACGTGTAATGCCATTGAAGCTAATACGAAATATACATTGAACACTTATTTTGCAAAGGAACTCAAAGAAGATAAAATTACGTTTCAGATAATCAATATAGATGCAAAGGAAAATGAAAAAATTGCTGAAAAATTTGAGGCATCAGGTACATCTCTATTTTTAAATGTTATAAAAAATGGAAAGGAAGTTCAAATAAATCTGACGGATTTTGCTTTTATGAAGGGGAATGACCAAGAAGCCTTTTCAAAAGAACTGAAATCTAAAATAGACACAGAATTAAAAATGCTCTAA
- a CDS encoding four helix bundle protein: MNKFKFEKLIIWQKAMDFGEDIDKITNSFPDKEKFNLSSQIRRAADSIALNISEGSIGQSNPEQKKFIGYSIRSLAEVVTCLFKARSRKYISENDFTGFYNDAFGLMNMMHAFRKNIN; the protein is encoded by the coding sequence ATGAATAAATTCAAATTTGAAAAGCTAATTATTTGGCAAAAGGCAATGGATTTTGGAGAAGATATCGATAAAATTACTAATAGCTTTCCAGACAAAGAAAAGTTTAACTTATCATCTCAAATAAGAAGAGCAGCAGATTCAATAGCATTAAATATTTCTGAAGGATCTATCGGTCAGTCTAACCCAGAACAAAAAAAATTTATTGGTTACTCCATTCGTTCTTTAGCAGAAGTTGTTACCTGCCTCTTTAAAGCCAGAAGTAGAAAATACATTTCTGAAAATGATTTTACAGGTTTTTACAATGATGCTTTTGGCCTAATGAACATGATGCACGCATTTAGAAAAAATATTAACTAA
- the thrC gene encoding threonine synthase: MNYYSLNKQAPNTSFKEAVIKGLAPDKGLYFPESITPLSDDFFKNIDQLSHTEIAFQAIKQFVVPEIPEDILKTIIEETLSFEFPVVQLNDNISTLELFHGPTMAFKDVGARFMARCLGYFNKDNTNEVTVLVATSGDTGGAVANGFLGVKGVNVVILYPSGKVSDIQEKQLTTLGQNITALEVNGTFDDCQAMVKRAFLDETLTSNMQLTSANSINVARWLPQLFYFMFAYKQLHKKYDDIVFSVPSGNFGNVCAGMMAQQLGLPVNHFIASNNENNVVTEYLKTQLYTPKPSVQTISNAMDVGDPSNFIRIQEIYKNKFETLKDNISSFSFSDDATKEAMKEIYTQYNYVADPHGAVGYLGSKAYLKENPKAHCVFLETAHPTKFLDVVEDVIKEEQPLPKQIQSVMDKEKESVVISTYEDLKSYLLK, encoded by the coding sequence ATGAATTACTACTCACTAAACAAACAAGCACCTAATACCTCTTTTAAAGAGGCCGTAATAAAAGGATTAGCACCAGATAAAGGGTTGTATTTTCCTGAAAGTATTACGCCTTTAAGTGATGATTTCTTTAAAAACATAGATCAATTATCACATACGGAGATTGCATTTCAAGCTATTAAGCAATTTGTAGTTCCAGAAATTCCAGAAGACATATTGAAAACGATTATTGAAGAAACATTGTCTTTTGAGTTTCCTGTGGTTCAATTAAATGATAATATCTCAACTTTAGAATTATTTCATGGTCCAACCATGGCATTTAAAGATGTTGGGGCACGCTTTATGGCGCGTTGTTTAGGTTATTTTAATAAAGATAACACTAATGAGGTTACAGTTTTAGTAGCCACTTCTGGAGATACAGGTGGTGCTGTAGCTAATGGTTTTTTGGGTGTTAAAGGCGTAAATGTGGTTATACTCTACCCTAGCGGAAAAGTAAGTGATATTCAAGAAAAACAGTTGACTACACTAGGTCAAAACATTACAGCATTAGAAGTCAACGGTACATTTGACGATTGCCAAGCCATGGTAAAAAGGGCGTTTTTAGATGAAACTTTAACTAGTAACATGCAGTTAACTTCTGCTAACTCAATAAACGTAGCACGCTGGTTACCACAGTTATTTTATTTTATGTTTGCATACAAGCAATTACATAAAAAATACGATGATATTGTATTTTCTGTACCAAGTGGGAACTTCGGAAATGTTTGTGCTGGTATGATGGCGCAGCAATTAGGCCTGCCAGTCAATCATTTCATTGCATCAAACAACGAAAACAATGTGGTTACTGAATATTTAAAAACACAGCTATACACTCCTAAACCATCAGTACAGACTATAAGTAATGCTATGGATGTAGGAGATCCTAGTAACTTTATTCGTATTCAAGAAATCTATAAAAACAAATTTGAGACCTTAAAGGACAATATCTCTTCTTTTAGTTTTTCTGACGATGCTACCAAAGAAGCCATGAAAGAAATCTATACGCAATATAACTATGTGGCAGATCCTCATGGTGCAGTTGGTTATTTAGGTTCTAAAGCTTATTTAAAAGAAAACCCTAAAGCGCATTGTGTATTTTTAGAAACGGCTCACCCTACTAAATTTTTAGACGTTGTTGAAGATGTTATTAAAGAAGAACAACCTTTACCAAAACAAATTCAATCAGTTATGGATAAAGAAAAAGAATCTGTAGTCATTTCTACATATGAAGATTTAAAAAGCTATTTGCTGAAATGA
- a CDS encoding aromatic aminobenezylarsenical efflux permease ArsG family transporter gives MTFLQSLLENYEVPILSAFILGLMTAISPCPLATNITATAFISKNISSKRKVFLSGLLYSLGRGFSYASIGLILYLGASKFHIARFFNQNGEKYLGPLLIVIGLIMLNVIKLNFLGKSNFQEKLSAKFKDKGLLGSFLIGVIFALAFCPYSGALFFGMLMPMTITSADGLYLPIVFAFGTGLPVILFTYLLAFTTGKVGVFYNRITKIEKVMRTVAAVTFITTGLYYVFIFTGIME, from the coding sequence ATGACTTTTTTGCAGTCACTTTTAGAAAATTATGAGGTCCCAATATTATCGGCATTTATACTCGGATTAATGACAGCCATTAGTCCGTGTCCTTTGGCTACCAATATAACTGCAACAGCTTTTATTTCTAAAAACATTTCCAGTAAACGAAAAGTATTTTTAAGCGGATTGCTTTACTCTTTGGGAAGAGGGTTCAGTTATGCCTCAATAGGTTTGATATTATATCTTGGTGCAAGTAAATTCCACATTGCTCGATTTTTCAATCAGAATGGAGAGAAGTATTTAGGGCCTTTATTGATAGTTATAGGCTTAATAATGCTAAATGTAATAAAGCTTAATTTTTTAGGCAAATCGAATTTTCAAGAAAAACTTTCCGCAAAATTTAAAGATAAAGGTCTGCTAGGTTCCTTTTTGATAGGAGTAATTTTTGCTTTGGCATTTTGCCCATATAGTGGAGCTTTATTTTTTGGTATGTTAATGCCAATGACTATTACATCAGCAGACGGTCTTTATTTACCTATTGTTTTTGCATTCGGAACAGGGTTACCTGTAATTCTTTTCACCTATTTATTGGCATTTACCACAGGAAAAGTAGGTGTTTTCTATAACAGAATTACCAAAATCGAAAAAGTAATGCGAACTGTTGCTGCTGTCACTTTTATCACGACTGGATTGTATTATGTTTTCATTTTCACGGGAATAATGGAATAG